A stretch of the Nicotiana tabacum cultivar K326 chromosome 6, ASM71507v2, whole genome shotgun sequence genome encodes the following:
- the LOC142181448 gene encoding secreted RxLR effector protein 161-like: MSRIPYASAVRAIMYTMICTRLDVAYALGVTSRYQANPGEEHWKVVKTILKYLRRTKDQFLIYGDSELKLEGYTDASFSSNRDDSKSISAYVFTLNGGAVSWNSSKQATAADSVTEAEYVVASEASKEVV; this comes from the coding sequence atgagtaggatcccatacgctagtgcagtgagagctatcatgtataccatgatATGTACACGTCTtgatgtggcttatgcacttggagtaactagccgatatcaggcaaatcctggtgaggaacattggaaggtggtgaagaccattcttaagtacttaagaaggactaaagaccaatttctcatctatggagattctgaattgaaacttgaaggttatactgatgcaagtttctcttcaaatagagatgatagcaaatctatttctgcttatgtattcaccttaaatggtggtgcagtgagttggaacagttccaaacaagctacagcagctgattcagtgactgaagcagaatatgtagtAGCTAGTGAAGCTTCTAAGGAAGTTGTATag